The Calypte anna isolate BGI_N300 chromosome 3, bCalAnn1_v1.p, whole genome shotgun sequence genome segment tcctcctcttttttcctgtccACCCCCCCGAGACCAGTTTTCCACTTGGAGGAAGAACACATCCTCTTGCAGGAAAATCTTGAACTCTCTCAAGATGTAGGAAAACTCAGCCCTCTGGACCCACGAAGATGAAGCCACCactctgccctccctccccaagcCGGTCCTCCTCGGTGCCCATGCGGGCCCAGGGGAGCCAGACCCCCGGTGAGGATGGCGAGCGGCTGTTCTTTCCATCCTTCCCCAGGGATGCAGATATTGCCAGGATGATGTGGGACACGCCGAGGGCCCTTTCCAGCCCCCCGCCCCCCAACCCCTCGAAGGGGCGATGTGCGGgagtgctgctgccctctcctgggGGGATGCGGGCAGGATGGCCGCTACACCCCTTGGCTGCCAGTTTGCCTGCCTGCTCACCTGCCtgtccccctgcctgcccctctgcctgctcacctgcctgcctgctcccctGCTTGCtcacctgcctgcctgctcccctGCTTGCTCACCTGCCTACCCCTCTCCCAACCCCGTGCTGCTCAGGGTGGTGCAGTGCATGGCCACCCCATCCGCTGTGACAAGCAAACGTAGCTCCGTGACTACCAGCTTGGCTGAAGGTCACTTAGGGGTGATAAGCAGCTTCTGTCCCCATctcagggctgtggctgctgaattggtgccagcagctctgctgcccaaaAGTTCTTCAATGTTTAGGCTGCACTCCTATTAGTGAACTGAGCATGGGGGGGGAGCATCCTCTCTCCCTGGAAGCACCCAGGCACACACGCACATCCTGATGAGTGGTTTCAGGCTTCCCAAGGTGGTGGCCTTGCCAGATGGGGTGCCCAACCCAGCAGGTGCTGCATAAGGAGGGAATTGTTTGGCCTTGGCCAAAACCTCAGCAAGGCCTGCTCAAAGAGTAGGGCTTAGGGAAAGTTTGGCACCAAGCCAGCGCCTTCACCCTGACCAATTAGCAGGTACAGGCAAGCAGACACAGATTTGACCATACTGTTATTTCTCTGTGACATTTTTTTGACATGGTTTTCATTCAttgctttgaaaaacatttcttcagagGTATTCAGCCCACTCAGAGACGCCAATGCTCTCACCTTTACTGCCACCTTTGCTGTTGTCTTTTGTATTGGTCAGCTCAAACTCATCTTTGACATTTCCACTCTGGGACATTTACTGCATGGCTGGTGCAAAGtgatgggcaggaacacctcccaaAAAAtgaggttgctccaagtcccatccaaccaggccttgaacacttccagggaggggacaacCAGAACTTTGCTGGGCAGCCACCCTCCCAGCactgaatttcttcctaatatctaatataaatCTACCGTCTCCAAGTTTAAGGCCTTTACTCCTTGCCCTGTCactacatagaatcatagaatcatagaattggctgggttggaagggacctcagagatcatcaagtccaacccttgaaccaccgttgcagttgctagaccatggcactgagtgccacatccagtctctttttaaatatctccagggacggagaatccactacttccctgggcagcccattccaatgtctgatcactctctctgtaaagaaattctttctaatatctaacctaaacttcccctggcacaacttaagaccataccctcttgtcttgttgaaagtcgtctggcaaaagagcccaacccccacctggctacaccctcctttcaggtacatgcccttgtaagaagtccctccccagctttcctgcagcccccctcaggtactggaaggctgctataatgtctccccagagccttctccatgCCGAACAACCCCAGCCCTCTCAGGCTGTCTgtgcaggagaggtgctccagcttcctgatcatctttgtggctctccttTAGACTCGCCCCAACAGCTCCATGCCCTTGTgttgggagctccagaactggtcACCGCACTCCAGGTAGGGTTTCAGTAGAGGGGAGTAAGTGGAGAAGAATCACCTCCTTCGACCTGCTGCcggccatgcttcttttggtgcagcgCGGGACACTTTTAAATCTCCTTTTCGGATGAAAAGGGCGTTACCTGGCACACAAGCTCCATGGAGCAGAGCGCGTCCCCAGCCACATACCCTCCCCAGGGCCACCACACCCCTTGCTCACACCCGGGCCCAGGGACTCCCCAGCGTTCCTCTCCGGGACGAGGTCCGCCCACtccccgcccggccccgccgccatCCCCACGCCCCTCGCCGGTCACGTCTCCGCCCCTCTCCTCGCCCTCTTCCCGCCGGGGCCAATGAGCGGCGGTTTCCCGCAGCCCAGGCGGTCCCTGAGCCGGCGCCGCTCTTCCGCTTCCTCGGCGCGGCCGCCATGGCGCCGCTGCGCTTCTTGCTGCGGCTCCTGCCCGCCTTAGCGCTCGCCCTCCGCCCCGCCGCCGGGGAGCCGCGTCGGGCCCTGGCGCTGGAGGCTCTGGGCGAGGCAGAGGAGCTGGCGGAGGAGCTGTGGGACGCGGGGCTGCCCGGCGACCTGCCCGAGTTGGAGCCCGAGTGCAGCCGCCTCCTCACCGCCTTCGCGAATAGCAGCGCGGCGCTGACGGGCTGCCTGGGCCTCCGTGCCCGCCCGGTGCGGCTCTGCCAGGCCTGCCACCTCCACTACCAGCACCTCCTGGCGCAGTACGGCAGCATCGCCCGCGCCGTCGGGGTGCGTCCGAGGGTTCCGGGCGGGCGAAGGGTGGTGCGAGGCTGCCCCGGGGGCAGGGGTCCGGCGTGCGGCCCTGCCCGCGCCCCATTGTCGGTGTGTGGGGGCCTGGGCTGTTTCCTGAAGGCTTCCCAGCCACTTTAGGGCCTGTACCTGAGCATTCAGACGCTGCCGCTGCACCTTGCCCTGCGGCGTGACAGCGGGTGTCTGGCCCGGCGTCTTGCGGAGGGGGTTAGGCCGGGTCTGGGCGCGGCCGGTGCTGGCACCGGTGGCTCTAATTCTGTGAGCAAGGCACTTGTGTTTTGGGGTGAGCGGATCTCCAGCCTGCGAAGGTCAGTTCCCACGCTGTAAGCCCCACCGGGTGCGTAGAGTGTTGGAACGGAGGTATGTTAGGGAAGGAGCTCTGCCTGTAgtggctgccttctgctggctgGCGGTGTGGCATGGTCAGTGCAGTTCAGATGCCGGCACGGCAAGGGGTGAGCATCTCCACCTGCAgaaaaagagctgctgctctctccaaGTGGAAGAACTTGAGTTATTCTTGCTGATGTAGCAATGCCTAAAGCAGCACTCTGGCTTGCAGGTCTTTGTTGTATAGCACTAGTGAGGAACAGTGACAGAGTTTAATTGCCTTGCTCTTCTTGGAAAATTGATGGTCTCTGAAGCTGGGGCAAGTGGGGAGCCATGTCACTGTCCTTAGCTCCAAAGCTGGTGAAGTGTGTGGCAGCAAACTAGAAGTACGGAGTTCTGGCTGAAGTATGTGGACTCCACCACTGGAAAGCCTTCACTATAGCTGGGTCTTCAGTTTACACCCTCCAGGctcttgataattttttttccttagtgttggatttttttcttagtgttgGTTCATGAGTAGCTTTGCGTCTTCTGATCTGTCTTATTTGTAAAGGTCCTTGGGATAATGCAAGGATGACAGTAGTGGATCAGACAACAGGAACTTTGTTCTCTGGTGATGGCTAGAAGTGGGTGCCCTGGTAAGAGGCAGTGAGTGTTTTTATagcagtgtgtgcttctagtCTTGGGTTTTCTACATACATGTTTAGAATCACCATTGACAAGAAAAATCTGTTATCAGGTAAATTTCTGGAGCCGCAGTGTCCTGCTGCAAACCATTCCGCATCTTAGTTGACTATTATGTGAAGAAGTATCACTTTGTCTGAAAAATgcgattaaaaaaaaatcttctgcattttcagcctGTTTCCCCTCACCACCCCTGTGGCTTTCTTGGAAAAGCACATGTGCATTCATTTGATGGTTGTCCTCTCCAGGACAGATGCCCAGCCAGTGGGctcctggttttgtttgcaaACTTCCAGTCTGTTTATTGTTTCATAGGGAAGCTGTGTTATAACAGTGACTAGGTAATGtcaaagtgaggaaaaaattgAGTGTGTAATTCAGTGGGTACTTTCAGCATGATGTTTTGGCTAGGATTAGGTTGCCAAAGATATCCCAGTATCTAACATATATATAactcactgcagctgctgttcttGAGTATTTGCAGTCTGGGAGGACTGGTCCATTATGTGGTCTGGAAAACACTTCTGTGTTAGAGagtgtttggttttccttctgtgtgtgGATTAACTAACCAAACAAACATAGGAGGTGATCTCTTGCAGCCTCAGTACATAATCACAAATCAGAAATCTGATGGTTTTATCTTTGCCATCCTACAATAGTTACAGTGCAgtgtgaaagcagcagctgagttaAAATTGGAATGTCTCTAAAGTGTAAAATCCTCTAAGCcaattaaagaataaaatacaaataaataaaacatatttaaggGATTGTATAGGTCTATTTAATTCAATTTTGGATTTAAAGTGCTTTTTCCCACTGTAGAGTTGAGCTGGTGAGGAAGTTTCACAGTTAAAGGCCTTCATGAAGCAACCAGAGAGTTTCCTGCATAAACAACTCTCTTGCATACTTGTTTGTAATTTAGTAGAAACGAAAGTGGGTGAACGTAGGAGTTACCAGTTGTGGCAATATTTGACTTCTGCAGTTGAGACTTCAAGggaagcattttatttaaaaaaaaaaaaaacccaccctgttTTAATGAAGAGAGGCAGTAACTGGATCTCTCACGAAACCCTGTAAGGAACAGGTTTCTCGTTAAAGGGATTGTTGTCTTTTATGTCCAGCGTCATTGATCAAAGAGGCTTTTGGCAGCTTTGGCAATTTTGAGTAGTGCTTAAGTCAATTTACCAGCCAGAAAACAGGAGCTAGAGCAGAGGAGTCAGCTGACTGGAAATCATGGTTTCACATCAGTgatttgaaggaaaataaagctttgaaagagaaaaacattgttCTCAATTCTGATAGGGATGCTTTCTGTTTGTTCTGTAATGGCTTTTATagttgctttgcatttttttttattagcttgATTCAGAGAGTAAGTTGCTTTAGGAATTGTGCCAGTAGTTGCTTTGAGGATAGGGTGCATTGAGTGGTTTGCTAAGGCCAGGTGAGCTTGGTACCTACATCTGGGGACAAGGGGAGCTGAGCCTGGCTTGGGGGAGAGGCTGCTTCTTGTCAGAGGACTACTTTCCTGATATTGCTGCATCTGGGGGAAGTTTGGTGTTGATACAATGGTTTTGGACATTttgaatttggttttattttgaggCCAGTTTGTTGGTTCAGCTCCTTTAAATATTCCTGTGGTCTAACACTGTTCTCTCTTTCCTTGAGCTGGGTTCTGGGGCAGCAGCCCTGAAACGGATGACTAtgagctgcctggcagaggagGCCCCATCtctgcttgcttgtttttttctttcagtctcatTTTTGACTGGTTTGTATGCAGTCCTGGTAGGTCTTCAAAGACCATTTTCAGTAAGCTGTGTTGCTTTTAGTATGATTTGGAGGatcaaaagattttttattGTTCCATCAATTTTGCTCTGCCTAATAAATAATACCATTGTGATGAGATGTGATTGCTTAGCTGTGCTtacttaaaatatgtttaaaaattttccctttttaattttaacaattgcttttttttttttttttatttttatttttattctagaaTTCTTCTGAGAGCCACAATTGTGCCAAAAGCATCTTGACCTCAGACAGACTGCAGATAGTTGTGACCCTTTCAGAGTTCTTTAACGAAACCTGGGAGGCAGCCAACTGTGCAAGTATGTGGCTTGTTCTGTAGCTTTCATTCTACTGTTATGACTTAGCTTAACTCTGCCCCTAAAAATTGTATGTATTTGTTTGGTTACAGGCAGTATAACAGAAATCCTAAACTAAAGTAGCTCCAGAGAGGGGTACCAGAGCTTTGTATTTCGTAAGGGATACTGCCAAAATCTGAGGGCACTAGTTTGTTGGGAAAATTAGTTGTtagctaattatttttctgcagttctctCAAAAGGTAGTCATGATAGGATTCTCTGTGATGTACAGACCCTGCTGGAaactttgctttgcttctttgtGGTTTCCTCTGTTTTTCCCAGTCTTCCCTTTTCTAAAAAACCTTAAATAAGAAGCTTTTCCGTGTTTGTTAGTAAAGTTAGTGAGTCTGGAATGCTTACATGCTGAGCAGTATCTGCTTCCCCAGccatgctttttatttcatttcattctaAGGTTAGAGGATGTCCAAATCTatccctctgtctctctctcctcaTGCTGACAATGCTGTGCCACACTTAGAATCAAACTATGGCTTTTTGCCATTCCCCTGGTGTGGGAAGTGGGACACTACACTAATAAGTGCACTAGGAAACAGTGGGAACAGCACTATGCAGTTGAGTGTTGAAGACCTTGGGTTTGTTGCAGAGTGCCTTGAGAGTCAGCTTTCATTTGTGAGCCTGGGCAGCATGAAAGCTGGAAATGGTTTGAAGGATGGAAAGGCAGCACAGgggcagctgagcagcctcTGACCTGTGTCTAGCAGAATGCTCACCCTCAATACTGGCAGTGCTTCCTTCCTTCAGAATTTTCCAGGATGTTGGCTTGCTCTCACGGTGCTGTTGCTGAACATTTAAGTTGCCAAACCACTGTTTTTTTCACGGGTCTGTCTGGTTAGAGCACCTGAAGTAGGATGAGATGGACAGAATCAGTAATATTGATAGGGCTGAGCCTGTGACTGTTAGAGAAGCCCCAGAGCTTTGCTTAAAGCTGGTGAAATGGTCATctcttaaatattaataaactaTACTCTGACTTCTACTGTTGTGTTCGTGGTCTAGCTGTTTCCTGGGTGCTCTCAGGTTTGTTTCATCTGCTGGTGCTTCAGCTTTTTCGTAATGCCTGTGACTGTTGCTGGGCAAAGCCGGATTTGTGGGCTAGAAAATAGAAGTAATGTCTTGTTTTATCTTAAAGTCCAAAGATAATTCAGACCCCCTCTTCAGAAAGCTCTTGATTATAGTCTTCATCTTTCACTTAATCAAGGGCAATTAATTCTGAAATCTGTTCTCGATGAAGAGTTAGGTCAGCAGGTCTGAGACATCAATGGCAGGCAGATGAGGGAACTGCAGTGTTGACTAGACCTGTCTTTTATAGTCGAGAGCTCTTTTTGCAGGAGAGGAGTGTCTGGGGCTTGTCAGCTATGGAAATGTTAGAAATTAGAATAtcctgatgttttttttttctctttgacagATTGTTTAAAGAACAACAGTGAGGGATTATCAAATTCTACTGTAGAATTCCTGGATTTATTCAATAAATCTCTGACATGTTTTGAAAATAaccttcaggtatttatactGTGTATTTAAGAGAAGTATTAAATCTTCTAATTGCTATACAAATCCTATTTATGCTGAACAAACTGCAGATACAGATTAGGCAAATAAATTGCTGGTGAGTTTGTGAATTTTAGGCAGATAAAGCAGTGATCTGTAAAATGCGGATGTTTACAGATTGAGAGCctaaaattaattctaattGATATTCACCTTGACTTCATTTTGTATGTAATTGTAGTGCTACTTCACATCAGAATTTCTGAATTCACAATAGTTTGTAATTATATAGTAAAAAATGGCATGTCTGCATGctgtctttttctgtctttgtgcaATTGTCTTCTGACTTAacaattttatctttaaataacCTTTTGATAATATGGAATAGAAAGACATGATACCTTAAATCATTGCAACAATTGTTTTGATTAGTAAATTTATTGGTAAAGGTTGTCTATACTGCAAAAACAATATAACTTAGTGAAATAAATGTGGTAATTGTCCTCAAACAAAATGCCCTGAATAGCCTAAGAAACTGCATGTATCCATTTCAGTCATTTCAGAAACTGGCCAAGTTCAGGGATCATTCAGTAATAGAAGTGGGAGATTATGGGCATGGGACAATATCTGAGGGAactgcctgctttttttttattattaatgatTTATAGGAAATGTGCCTTTATAGGCCTTGGTCAGGAGCAGCATGAACAGGCCTGTCAATCACTTTAAGTGCCTGAACTAGGGCTTCACCCAGGGGTAGGTGGGTAGTTGGTACAAGCATTTCTGGATTGGAGTATCTTTAGAGATTGTAGTTGTATTTTCAAGTGTGTCATATGGCATTCAGGGGTGGTGAAGGCTGCAAATGAAAAGGATAACTTACTGTTGCACAGTCTGTCCCCTTTAGGTTGCTACTGCTGAGCTATACCAACAGTTGTTAGGTATggccaaacaaaaaaccccaaactattAAGGAATCAGATATCTGTggtttcagaaaaacatttgattactagtaattttttttttcctctgggaactttaaaaataaacatttgcatAAAAAGGCAGTTCAAAGAGCAGTTTGAGCTGTAGAACCTGCAGGAAATGGATCCCATACCTAGTGAAGTAGAATCCCTTCTCCTGCATTCTCACATGAGTTTTCCATCTGGGACTTTatcaaatataataaaaatctgcattttgttCAAACTTGATTCGAATTTGAAAGGtttctttggttgtttgttttttatttttttaaataatgtgttAAACCAGCAGTCATACAGAGTTTTATAACCCTAGGGACAAGCCATCTATCTGACACCAAATAACTACACAGAAGTCTGTAAAAACTGCAACGAAACCTACAGAATGCTGAATGACCTTTACAACAACTTGCAGAGGCTGAACAGGCAAGGTGGGGAGTCCGGGCACCCCACACATTTGTGCATTGATGTGGAAGATGCAGTAAGTATCTACTGATACTCAACAGGGAGACCTTCTCAGGGAGTTCTTTATTAATCTGTGACACTTGTACTTATCATGATAGAGATGgccttttcctttctggtgTGGGATGGTACTGGCAGCAGTGCCTTTGTCAGGCTGATGGGACATCCTGGTAGGGCTGTCTTGCTAGGTCCTGTCCTCAGTCAATGTGGCAGGAGCATGACAAGCTCCTCATCACTGGGGtgcattctatttttttaagtggttcTACTTTAATTTCTCATTACCACAAAGGACtcggaaaaaaaaattat includes the following:
- the OSTM1 gene encoding osteopetrosis-associated transmembrane protein 1: MAPLRFLLRLLPALALALRPAAGEPRRALALEALGEAEELAEELWDAGLPGDLPELEPECSRLLTAFANSSAALTGCLGLRARPVRLCQACHLHYQHLLAQYGSIARAVGNSSESHNCAKSILTSDRLQIVVTLSEFFNETWEAANCANCLKNNSEGLSNSTVEFLDLFNKSLTCFENNLQGQAIYLTPNNYTEVCKNCNETYRMLNDLYNNLQRLNRQGGESGHPTHLCIDVEDAMNITRKLWSRTFNCSLPCSDTVPVIAVSSFILFLPIVFYLSSFLHSKQKKRILILPKRIQSNASLVNIQEKYS